A region from the Streptomyces sp. 3214.6 genome encodes:
- a CDS encoding amidohydrolase family protein codes for MTELPRIISVDDHVIEPAHLFATWLPRRYRDRGPQPLTAGIGELAYVAGKYQITMDPDGQPTDWWIYEDLKFPYKRNIAAVGFDRDEMTLEGITREEMRRGCWDPKARLADMDLNHVEASLCFPSFPRFCGQTFAEAHDKDVALACVRAYNDWMVEEWCGDSGGRLIPLCLIPLWDVGLAVAEIRRNAARGVRAVTFSEIPSHLGLPSIHSGYWDPFFAVCEETGTVVNMHIGSSSQMPAASPDAPPAVQASLSFNNAMASMMDYLFSGVLVRFPRLKLAYSEGQMGWIPYALERADDVWEEHRAWGGVRDLIPEPPSTYYYRQIFCCFFRDKHGVASLDVVGRDNATFETDYPHVDSTFPHTKEVALDHVKGLDDETVYKLMRGNAIRMLDLDLDG; via the coding sequence ATGACCGAACTGCCCCGCATCATCAGCGTCGACGACCACGTGATCGAGCCCGCGCACCTCTTCGCGACCTGGCTGCCGCGCAGATACCGGGACCGGGGGCCGCAGCCCCTCACCGCCGGGATCGGCGAGCTCGCCTACGTCGCCGGGAAGTACCAGATCACGATGGACCCGGACGGTCAGCCCACCGACTGGTGGATCTACGAGGACCTGAAGTTCCCGTACAAGCGCAACATCGCCGCCGTCGGCTTCGACCGGGACGAGATGACGCTGGAGGGGATCACCCGCGAGGAGATGCGGCGCGGCTGCTGGGATCCGAAGGCACGCCTGGCCGACATGGACCTCAACCACGTCGAGGCCTCCCTCTGCTTCCCGTCCTTCCCGCGCTTCTGCGGGCAGACGTTCGCCGAGGCCCACGACAAGGACGTCGCGCTGGCCTGTGTGCGCGCCTACAACGACTGGATGGTCGAGGAGTGGTGCGGGGACAGCGGCGGTCGGCTGATCCCGCTGTGTCTGATCCCGCTGTGGGACGTCGGGCTGGCGGTCGCGGAGATCCGGCGCAACGCGGCCCGCGGGGTGCGCGCGGTGACGTTCTCGGAGATCCCCAGCCATCTGGGGCTGCCGTCCATCCACTCCGGGTACTGGGACCCGTTCTTCGCGGTGTGCGAGGAGACGGGCACGGTCGTCAACATGCACATCGGATCGTCGTCGCAGATGCCTGCCGCCTCACCGGACGCACCCCCGGCCGTCCAGGCGTCCCTGTCCTTCAACAACGCCATGGCCTCGATGATGGACTACCTCTTCAGCGGGGTCCTGGTCCGCTTCCCGCGCCTCAAACTCGCCTACTCCGAGGGCCAGATGGGCTGGATCCCGTACGCCCTGGAGCGCGCCGACGACGTCTGGGAGGAGCACCGCGCGTGGGGCGGGGTCCGCGACCTCATCCCCGAGCCGCCGTCCACGTACTACTACCGGCAGATCTTCTGCTGCTTCTTCCGCGACAAGCACGGCGTCGCCTCGCTGGACGTCGTGGGGCGCGACAACGCGACCTTCGAGACCGACTACCCGCACGTCGACTCGACCTTCCCGCACACCAAGGAGGTCGCCCTCGACCACGTCAAGGGCCTCGACGACGAGACGGTCTACAAGCTGATGCGGGGCAACGCGATCCGCATGCTGGACCTGGACCTCGACGGCTGA
- a CDS encoding acyl-CoA dehydrogenase family protein, protein MDLSDSPEDAEFRARLRDWLGKMLPTLPPKPSPDDWPGRRAYDLGWQRRLYEAGYADVHWDASPTVRLIFLEETEKAGAPYVGAGFVGLLHAGPTIAAEGTAGQRARWLPPILRGEEVWCQGFSEPDAGSDLAALRTRAWRDGDDYVVSGSKIWTSHAEVADWCELLVRTDPGAPKHKGITWLAMPMDAPGITVRPLRTLAGSAEFAEVFLDEVRVPGANRVGEENDGWRVTMVTLSFERGTAFVGEVVACRRVLGELAREARSNGRWDDPALRRRLGRLNAEFRALWRLTQWNVSEAQATGGLPGVGGSVFKLRYSQARQDLYDTAAEVLGDACLDLDHPWVGDRLSSLSYTIAAGTSQIQRNIVAERILGLPKGR, encoded by the coding sequence ATGGACCTCTCGGACAGCCCCGAGGACGCCGAGTTCCGGGCCCGGCTGCGGGACTGGCTCGGCAAGATGCTGCCGACGCTCCCGCCGAAGCCGTCCCCTGACGACTGGCCAGGCCGCCGCGCCTACGACCTCGGCTGGCAGCGCAGGCTGTACGAGGCGGGATACGCCGACGTCCACTGGGACGCCTCCCCGACCGTCCGGCTGATCTTCCTGGAGGAGACGGAGAAGGCGGGCGCACCCTATGTGGGGGCGGGGTTCGTCGGACTCCTGCACGCCGGGCCGACCATCGCCGCCGAGGGGACGGCCGGGCAGCGCGCGCGCTGGCTGCCGCCGATCCTGCGCGGCGAGGAGGTGTGGTGCCAGGGCTTCAGCGAGCCCGACGCCGGCTCCGACCTCGCGGCGTTGCGCACGCGCGCGTGGCGCGACGGCGACGACTACGTGGTGAGCGGCTCCAAGATCTGGACCTCGCACGCGGAGGTCGCCGACTGGTGCGAGCTGTTGGTCCGCACCGACCCGGGCGCGCCCAAGCACAAGGGCATCACCTGGCTGGCGATGCCCATGGACGCGCCCGGCATCACCGTGCGGCCACTGCGCACCCTCGCCGGGTCCGCCGAGTTCGCCGAGGTGTTCCTCGACGAGGTGCGGGTGCCGGGGGCCAACAGGGTGGGCGAGGAGAACGACGGCTGGCGGGTGACGATGGTGACGCTGTCCTTCGAGCGCGGCACCGCCTTCGTCGGCGAGGTCGTCGCCTGCCGCCGGGTGCTGGGCGAACTCGCCCGCGAGGCACGGAGCAACGGCCGCTGGGACGATCCCGCGCTACGGCGGCGGCTGGGCCGCCTCAACGCCGAGTTCAGGGCGCTGTGGCGGCTGACGCAGTGGAACGTGAGCGAGGCGCAGGCCACGGGGGGCCTGCCGGGCGTCGGGGGTTCGGTTTTCAAACTGAGGTACTCGCAGGCGCGCCAGGACCTGTACGACACCGCGGCCGAGGTCCTGGGCGACGCCTGTCTGGACCTCGACCACCCCTGGGTCGGCGACCGGCTCTCCTCCCTGTCGTACACCATCGCGGCCGGCACCTCGCAGATCCAGCGCAACATCGTGGCCGAACGGATCCTGGGGCTGCCGAAGGGGCGGTGA
- a CDS encoding acyl-CoA dehydrogenase family protein, with protein MRFQLTEDQRALRDGVRGLLARRFDRTALRAAVDRPGRLDRALWRELGAAGFFALRLPEADGGVGLGLPEAVLAFEEAGRALLPGPLIATHLAAGHVPGAAEGETVVAAADGGGMVEWLTEADVVLAGSAGSAGSGGSAGSGGAGGAGDFKDLECLMGFTGLTGFERLKDVEGAVRVRSVDPLTPLHRVKACGAGASVAVDPVAVLLTAAEQVGTATRACELAVQHARAREQFGQPIGAFQAVKQLCAELLVRVEVARAALYAAAVTAEPADIAAARLLADEAAVRGARDCLQVHGGMGFTWESDVHLLLKRAWTRTRRAGATTESEELLAGDLLSKVGR; from the coding sequence ATGCGTTTCCAACTGACGGAAGATCAGCGAGCGCTGCGGGACGGCGTACGGGGGCTGCTGGCGCGCCGCTTCGACCGTACGGCGCTGCGGGCCGCCGTGGACCGGCCGGGGCGGCTGGACCGGGCGCTGTGGCGGGAGCTGGGGGCGGCCGGGTTCTTCGCCCTGCGGCTGCCCGAGGCGGACGGCGGGGTCGGACTGGGGCTCCCCGAAGCGGTGTTGGCGTTCGAGGAGGCGGGCCGAGCCCTGCTCCCCGGCCCGCTGATCGCCACCCACCTCGCGGCAGGACACGTGCCCGGCGCGGCCGAGGGGGAGACAGTCGTCGCGGCGGCGGACGGCGGCGGGATGGTGGAGTGGCTGACGGAGGCGGACGTCGTCCTCGCGGGTAGCGCGGGTAGCGCGGGTAGCGGGGGTAGCGCGGGTAGCGGGGGTGCTGGGGGAGCCGGCGACTTCAAGGATCTCGAGTGCCTCATGGGCTTCACGGGCCTCACGGGCTTCGAGAGGCTGAAGGACGTCGAGGGGGCCGTGCGGGTGCGGTCGGTGGACCCGCTGACGCCGCTGCACCGGGTCAAGGCGTGCGGCGCGGGCGCATCGGTCGCCGTGGACCCGGTCGCCGTCCTCCTCACCGCCGCGGAGCAGGTCGGCACGGCCACGCGCGCGTGCGAGCTGGCCGTGCAACACGCCCGGGCGCGCGAGCAGTTCGGACAGCCGATCGGGGCCTTCCAGGCGGTCAAGCAGCTGTGCGCGGAGCTGCTGGTGCGGGTCGAGGTGGCCCGCGCGGCGCTCTACGCGGCCGCCGTCACCGCCGAACCGGCCGACATCGCGGCGGCCCGGCTCCTCGCCGACGAGGCCGCCGTGCGCGGTGCGCGCGACTGCCTCCAGGTGCACGGCGGCATGGGTTTCACCTGGGAGTCGGACGTACATCTGCTGCTCAAGAGGGCTTGGACGCGCACCCGACGTGCGGGGGCGACTACGGAGAGTGAGGAACTGCTCGCGGGTGACTTGCTGTCAAAGGTGGGCCGTTGA
- a CDS encoding ATP-binding protein, with amino-acid sequence MQLEIRPDPAEVGRARRWARSRLAGSGIGDEEPLAETLILLVSELVTNAVVHTGCPAVLRLSLPSVSEGEAADDPAEPSIVRLEVADISDRAPVPRCAGDDATGGRGLALVDGLADRWGWSVEGAGKRIWCELDRCAGSDAAAVGHGSAVGHENATECASAAGQESACEGFAFEVV; translated from the coding sequence GTGCAGCTGGAGATCCGGCCCGACCCCGCTGAGGTGGGGCGCGCCCGGAGGTGGGCCCGTTCGCGTCTTGCCGGGTCCGGGATAGGGGACGAGGAGCCGCTCGCCGAGACGCTGATCCTGCTCGTCTCCGAACTGGTCACCAACGCCGTGGTGCACACCGGCTGTCCGGCCGTGCTGAGGCTGTCCCTGCCGTCCGTGTCGGAGGGCGAGGCGGCCGACGACCCGGCCGAACCGTCCATCGTCCGCCTGGAGGTGGCCGACATCAGCGACCGGGCCCCCGTGCCCCGGTGTGCCGGTGACGACGCGACCGGCGGCCGCGGCCTGGCCCTCGTGGACGGGCTCGCGGACCGCTGGGGGTGGAGCGTCGAGGGCGCGGGCAAGCGGATCTGGTGCGAACTGGACCGCTGCGCCGGGTCCGACGCGGCCGCGGTGGGTCACGGGAGCGCGGTGGGCCACGAGAACGCGACGGAGTGCGCGAGCGCGGCCGGCCAGGAGTCGGCCTGCGAAGGGTTCGCCTTCGAGGTGGTCTGA
- a CDS encoding cyclase family protein has translation MTLPVEFHDIAKRVNNWGRWGADDEIGTLNLVTDDVVRAAVAEVRTGRRVPLALPLREDGVQSGLIPGRVNPLHAMVQINQEIFGPGTVACSDDAVTMGLQAGTHWDALPHVSHSGKLYNGRPAATVTAHGGAEFSGIDKARHVVSRGVLLDVARARGVDRLAGGHAVTPEDLEAAEELGGTRVRAGDIVLVRTGQVQVYLAGDKQGYGFPSPGLSVRTPEWFHARDVAAVANDTLTFEIFPPEIDDLWLPVHALHLVEMGMLQGQNWNLEELSTACGETGRYAFLLSAMPEPFVGGTGTPVAPVAVL, from the coding sequence ATGACACTGCCGGTCGAGTTCCACGACATCGCGAAGCGCGTCAACAACTGGGGGCGCTGGGGGGCCGACGACGAGATCGGCACGCTGAACCTCGTCACCGACGACGTCGTCCGCGCGGCCGTCGCCGAGGTCCGCACCGGCCGCCGCGTGCCGCTCGCGCTGCCCCTGCGGGAGGACGGCGTGCAGAGCGGGCTGATCCCGGGCCGGGTCAACCCCCTGCACGCCATGGTGCAGATCAACCAGGAGATCTTCGGCCCGGGCACGGTGGCCTGCTCCGACGACGCCGTGACGATGGGCCTGCAGGCGGGCACCCATTGGGACGCGCTGCCGCACGTCTCGCACTCGGGGAAGCTCTACAACGGCCGTCCGGCCGCCACCGTCACCGCGCACGGCGGGGCCGAGTTCAGCGGCATCGACAAGGCGCGGCACGTCGTCTCGCGCGGGGTGCTGCTCGACGTGGCACGCGCGCGTGGCGTCGACCGGCTGGCGGGCGGGCACGCGGTCACCCCGGAGGACTTGGAGGCGGCCGAGGAACTGGGCGGTACGCGCGTGCGTGCGGGTGACATCGTGCTCGTACGGACCGGGCAGGTCCAGGTCTATCTGGCCGGGGACAAGCAGGGGTACGGGTTCCCCTCGCCGGGGTTGTCGGTCCGCACCCCGGAGTGGTTCCACGCGCGCGATGTGGCCGCCGTCGCCAACGACACCCTGACCTTCGAGATCTTCCCGCCCGAGATCGACGATCTGTGGCTGCCCGTGCACGCGCTCCACCTCGTGGAGATGGGGATGCTGCAGGGCCAGAACTGGAATCTCGAAGAGTTGTCCACAGCCTGTGGAGAAACGGGCCGGTATGCGTTCCTGCTGTCGGCGATGCCCGAGCCGTTCGTCGGCGGAACGGGAACTCCGGTGGCCCCGGTGGCCGTTCTCTGA
- a CDS encoding SDR family NAD(P)-dependent oxidoreductase, translated as MGNFLAGKVVAVTGAGRGIGRAVALAAAAQGARVVVNDYGVGVDGAAPTSEVAESVVKEIEAAGGEAVAVADDISTMAGGQRVVDTALASYGRLDGVVCGAGILRERMLFNMSEEEWDPVVATHLKGTFTVFRAASAVMRGQRAGTLIGFTSGNHQGSVSQANYSAAKGGIISLVRSAALGLHRYGVTANAVAPVARTRMSAGVPMELTEIGEPEDVAAFVVYLLSDRARDAGVTGQVYTVAGPKIAVWAQPRELRAAYAPGGWTAETIAESLPGTVGVDPMPMLARLEEMARAAREGARPNR; from the coding sequence GTGGGGAACTTCTTGGCCGGCAAGGTCGTCGCCGTCACGGGGGCAGGGCGTGGCATCGGACGGGCGGTGGCGCTTGCGGCGGCAGCGCAGGGCGCGCGGGTCGTCGTCAACGACTACGGCGTGGGCGTGGACGGTGCCGCGCCCACGAGCGAGGTCGCCGAGTCAGTCGTCAAGGAGATCGAGGCGGCGGGCGGCGAGGCGGTCGCCGTCGCCGACGACATCTCGACGATGGCGGGCGGACAGCGGGTCGTCGACACCGCGCTGGCGTCGTACGGGCGGCTCGACGGGGTCGTGTGCGGGGCCGGGATCCTGCGCGAGCGGATGCTGTTCAACATGTCCGAGGAGGAGTGGGATCCGGTCGTCGCCACCCATCTGAAGGGCACGTTCACCGTGTTCCGGGCGGCGTCGGCGGTGATGCGGGGGCAGCGCGCGGGCACGTTGATCGGGTTCACCAGCGGCAACCACCAGGGCTCGGTGTCCCAGGCCAACTACAGCGCGGCCAAGGGCGGGATCATCTCGCTAGTGCGGAGCGCCGCGCTGGGCCTGCACCGGTACGGGGTGACCGCGAACGCGGTCGCTCCGGTCGCGCGGACGCGGATGTCCGCGGGGGTGCCCATGGAGTTGACGGAGATCGGGGAGCCGGAGGACGTGGCCGCGTTCGTGGTGTACCTGCTGTCGGACCGGGCTCGGGACGCGGGCGTGACGGGGCAGGTCTACACGGTGGCCGGGCCGAAGATCGCCGTGTGGGCGCAGCCGCGGGAACTCCGTGCGGCGTACGCCCCCGGCGGTTGGACGGCCGAGACGATCGCGGAGTCCTTGCCGGGGACGGTGGGAGTGGATCCGATGCCGATGCTCGCGCGGTTGGAGGAAATGGCCCGGGCCGCGCGGGAAGGGGCCCGGCCGAACCGGTGA
- a CDS encoding acyl-CoA dehydrogenase family protein, with product MDFAFTSADDEFRAEARAWLAASAPHAADRRAWERTLGAAGWIGLGWSKGGFGNRTGTLTQQVAWAEEYARSGAPPRSGHIGENLLAPTLLAHGTAEQKSRFLPPIAAGAELWCQGYSEPGAGSDLAGVRTRAELAPDGRSYRVTGQKIWTSLAHEADWCFVLARTDPESTRHRGLSFLLVPMDQPGRIEVRPIRQLTGTSEFNEVFFEGAHARAEHVVGARGDGWRVAMGLLGFERGVSTLAQQIGFAEELGRVVRTAVETGAADDPVVRDRLVRLWAELRTMRWNALRTLGGSGGPGAPSVAKLLWAGWHQRLGEVAVQVRGAAAGVGPVDWSPSSPYELDDEQYLFLFSRADTIYGGSDQIQRTIIAERVLGLPRERKGVV from the coding sequence GTGGATTTCGCTTTTACCTCCGCGGACGACGAGTTCCGCGCGGAAGCGCGTGCGTGGCTTGCGGCGAGCGCCCCGCACGCCGCCGATCGTCGTGCCTGGGAACGTACCCTCGGTGCGGCTGGGTGGATCGGGCTCGGGTGGTCGAAGGGCGGGTTCGGCAACCGGACCGGAACCCTCACCCAACAGGTCGCCTGGGCCGAGGAGTACGCGCGGTCGGGGGCCCCGCCCCGCTCCGGGCACATCGGGGAGAACCTGCTCGCGCCGACCCTCCTCGCGCACGGCACGGCGGAGCAGAAATCACGCTTCCTGCCGCCGATCGCCGCCGGCGCCGAGCTGTGGTGCCAGGGGTACAGCGAGCCGGGTGCCGGGTCGGACCTCGCCGGAGTCCGGACGAGAGCCGAACTCGCCCCCGACGGGCGGTCGTATCGCGTCACCGGGCAGAAGATCTGGACCTCGCTCGCCCATGAGGCCGACTGGTGCTTCGTGCTGGCGCGGACCGATCCGGAGTCCACGCGTCATCGCGGGCTGAGCTTCCTTCTCGTGCCCATGGACCAGCCGGGGCGGATCGAGGTGCGGCCCATTCGGCAGCTGACCGGGACCAGTGAGTTCAACGAGGTCTTCTTCGAGGGGGCGCACGCGCGCGCGGAGCACGTCGTGGGTGCGCGGGGCGACGGCTGGCGGGTCGCGATGGGTCTCCTCGGCTTCGAGCGCGGGGTGTCGACCCTCGCCCAGCAGATCGGCTTCGCCGAGGAGCTGGGGCGGGTGGTGCGTACGGCCGTCGAGACGGGCGCGGCCGACGACCCCGTCGTACGCGATCGGCTGGTGCGGCTGTGGGCCGAGCTGCGCACCATGCGGTGGAACGCGTTGCGGACGCTGGGGGGCTCCGGCGGGCCGGGCGCGCCGAGCGTGGCCAAGCTGCTGTGGGCGGGCTGGCATCAGCGGCTGGGGGAGGTGGCGGTGCAGGTACGGGGGGCGGCGGCGGGCGTCGGACCGGTGGACTGGTCGCCGTCCTCGCCGTACGAACTCGACGACGAGCAGTACCTGTTCCTGTTCTCCCGGGCCGACACGATCTACGGCGGCTCGGACCAGATCCAGCGCACGATCATCGCCGAGCGGGTGCTCGGCCTGCCCAGAGAGCGCAAGGGGGTCGTCTGA